GCAAGATAATAGCATGCCTAGGAGAATtcagaattatctttttttttttttcaaagtctttaAGTGCTTTAGGGAAATGCATTGGCAACTTTGGCATTTACTGTCCctttttttatgtgtgttgaggATTATTTATGGACTTTCTTTATTCCATTAGTCATTCaaattgtatgtgtgtatgtgggtgagtgtgtgtgttttattgagaaatatcCAGCATTAGGCATCAATCTCCATTTTAACAACATGTGGTGATGCGGGAGTAAAGGAGAATTACTCGGTCTTGAATCTGTTTGGTCTTGACACCGTAAATGATGGGGTTTAGCATAGGGGGCACCACCACATAGAGGTTGGCTACTAGGATGTGGACATGATGAGGGATGGTTTCCCCCCCAAAACGATgggcaaaaaatgaaaagaatgctgGGGCATAGAACATAAGGATGACACAGATGTGGGAAGCACATGTGTTGAGGGCTTTGAATCTGGCAGCCCAGGAAGGTATCTGAAACACTGTGCAAAGGATCATGGTGTAAGACATAATGATGAACACAATGTCCAGTCCTGTAGACAGCAGGGCCACAGTCAGCCCATAGATGATGTTGACCCTGATACTGTCACATGCCAATCTGGCAATGCCCATGTGCTCACAGTAGGAATGGGGAATGATGTTTCTCCCACAATACCTAAGTCTGTGTACCAGGaaggtgaatggaaggcagatgaTGAAGCTCCTGACCACAGCTGCTATGCCAATCTTCCCAATGACTGAAGAGGTTAAGATTGTGGTATATCTCAGGGGGTGACAGATGGCCAAATAGCGGTCAAATGCCATGGCCAGGAGAATAGCAGATTCTACCGCAAAGATGAAATGTATGAAGAACATCTGGGACACACAGCAAGCAAAGGATATGTCCATGGACTGGAACCAGAAGATAGCCAGCATCTTTGGGGCTGTGGCTGTGGAGAACAGCACATCTGCTGAGGCCAGCATGGAAAGGAAAATATACATGGGCTCATGGAGACTGCGCTCAGTCACAATCACAAAGATCAAGAACACGTTGCCCACGACAGCCAAAACGTACATGGAACAGATGGGGATGGAGATCCAGGTGTGAAAATCTTCCAGTCCTGGGATTCCAATCAGGACATACCACATATCATGGGGACTGCTGTGATTATAAGAGGAGGGAGGCATCTGTGGCAGCATATTCCAGACCTAGTACCTTTAATAAAAGCCACAGGGCTGAGTCATGATTGAGGAACACATCATTAAGTGGAATGATGGCTGACcagatttttccccccaatataTTCTTCTCTGTGGGAGGACATCAAGTTATATTAACTAGCCTACAATTGAAATCTGACTCTTTCCgtggaagaattaaaaatatcttgagaAAAATAGTTAGCATTTAAATAAGTGCTTACTATGTCTAATGGAACATTCCAAATACAGCTCATTAAATCTTCACAACAGACTGTTGAAAAGACCTTTATAATAATCCTTGATATGGATACTATAATTATTCTGATAGATTAAAAAACGTCCCACAGACTTTCAGCTTCTTGACCTAAGTCCCATGGAATCAAAACCAGACAACATAAATTTTAAAGCTTTGATCTCAGTCACCATCCAATACTGCCTATAGAAATAACACTAGATACAAAAACATGTCATCAAAATTTTCACTGATGATATCTCTGAGTAAAATAGATACATGTGAAGTTGATCTCACTTcttaagagagaaggaggaactAAGGTTTTACCAAAATAAATCCAGCATTATAACCCATAGGCCCTCTTCTTCATTGATTGACCACTGAACTGATTCTAAGGCCTAAGCCAGGCATTGAGGATCTACAGGTAATTCACTGATTCTGGTCTGCAAATCAAcatgtttcttaaaattaaagGATGAACAGTAAAATCCTAAACTACATACAAATATTAATGTTTCACATTATGAGATAGATGGGAAGGAGGGTGAATtactgattattctttttttgtcattCCAAAAGTTGTGGATAAAAGCAGGAGAAATCTTGAGTGAAAAGCAGGCTCGGAGATGTAACATTGGAGTGGGATGTGTGTATGAGGGTTGTACACACATAAGCAGGCACATGTAATCAGGGATAGAGACATGGATGCAAACAAGTGGACGCCAAGTAGCTTCCATCCTCCCCTAATCCCCATTCTCAAGTAAAAGCTAGATGACAACATTTGCTGAAGAGGAATATGGACTTAAGGATGTTTGCCTTTATCCCTTGGTCTCACTGGGGTCAGATCATTGCACactatcattttatcattttaccttttattttcattaagtgGTCAATATTCTGGCACTTCATGTCATAGGATTGAAATGTGTGGaggccatttcctttttttctttgtttttattgaagtataatttacatacaatattcCATTAGTTTCACTCTACCACATACCATGATTGGACAAGTCTATATGCTTTGTTCTACTGGTCATAAGGATACTTCTCGTAGGTCACCATGCAATGTCTTTGCAATACCActactatattccctatgtttgCCTTTTATTCTTGTGGCTTATTAATTCCACAACTGGAAGCTTCTATCTCCCCCTACTCTTCACCCATTGTACCCATCTCTGCCCACTGCCCCTCTGGAAGCCACTAGTTTGTTCTCAGTAGTCCATTGGACCTTGTGTTTCGATAGAGAttagaatatataatacataaatggTGACCCCATTAGGCCTTTCCTTAAGGTGATATGGGATTCTTTGAAAATGCTGTAAGAAAATGTTGAGATGCTTAAGTGTCTCTATCTCTTTTGATTACATATATCAATAGTTTAACCATTTCACGTAGAGTTAAAATTAAtccttgaaaatttattttaaatggggttgTGGGGTTTAGAGGGTGAGAGAAAAGATTAATGTGGGAGTGTGCCTAGCCCAGACCTATGCCAGAGCCATGTATGTGAGTCAAGTGCAGTTATGGGGACAGGATATGCAGTGAGCAGGCTTTCATAATGACATCAGAAATGGGAGAGGAGAGTCTAAGTGTtggaagaaacacagaaatagaggtcaaagagaaacaaaacaaaacaaattttgaagATGTTCTGATCTTTTGGGACACCGGTGATCTGGTTTAtcttatttggttttgtttgggcAAAGCATTATCACCAGCAGCTACCTAACTTACAGCTTTGGGGACCCCTGAAACATTTCTTCTCAATATTCCTATTGGCCTATTCTAACTGAATAATGCATGCATGGAGGCAGTGTGTGTTGAGTAGGGACAGTGTAACCCTGGGCTCATAGATTAGAGCCCAGATTAAATACTGGGTGAGACTAATTCTCACTGCATTATCAataatggagaggaaaagggagctgagggaaattggaaggggaggtgaaacatgagagactatggaccctgaaaaacaatctatgGGTTTttcaggggcagggggtgggaggttgggggaaccaggtggtgggtattggggagagcacgtattgcatgcagcactgggtgtggtgcaaaaacaatgaatactgttatgctgaaaagaaatttttaaaaaattcaattaaaaaataccttaatTCAAAGCTTAgtcttcatatataaaataccCAAAATAAACATCAATTAAAAGGTGAGCAAATTCTGAACATAGTATTTAAAGATGGTTGTGACATAAATCAGACTCACTTTTATCCTAACCACAGATGAAATTAGGGCACTTCCAAAATGGTCATCATTAAGGTCAAAATCATTTTTACTATGAACTAAGTTCACGTTTTTGGACAACAGGCTTATGCTCCACTGGACAAGGATGGGACTGGTTTAGAGCAACCACATAGGTCAAGACATACCATCTCACACTAGACACACGACATTCACTGTAATTTTCACCTCTAACCCGTCATGTTAGTTTTATAAGGTGTAGGCAGTTCAGCACAGGGAATGTAATGGGCTTAGAAACAGAGTTTTAATCTTGCTCGAGTGCTAGTGTAACATCATTGTTGTATAGGGAGCCTCAACTTCTTACTCTGTGCTAAGCTCAGCGCCTGCTATATGGTGAATATCCAGTGAACTCTTTGGAAAAAAGGCATGCATGGGTTTATGTATAGACACATACACATGGTCTTTAACTATTAGGCTTGTTTATCTCCTCAGCCCAATCCTATTACTGGACCTTACTACAAATTTGGTGCACATATGCCCAACATTCAGAGCCATATATCAAAGATAGACAACCAGTGCATAAacatattcaaaaatatatatatacttgtgcTCTTTGTAGACAATTCATTTAGGAAGATAGCCCAAGAGTCACTACTACAATTGCCCAGGCAGTCCAGTCACAGCCACACAGTACCTCAAAGATCAGGCATGAGAGAAACACAAGATGATCAAGTTCTAGGAATCCTGTGTAGCTTCTGTGTTTTCCTaagatttctttcccttcctttcccttccttttccttcccttcccttccctttcctttctttttttttctgatgtcttttttaaaatgtcctagCTAAGCAAAAATCAGCTTCTTACCTGTACTTTCTAGGATCCTAAAGATACTTAACTagtagagtgaaaaaaaaaaaagaaagaaagaaaagaaaagccggACAATGTTTACAACATGGTGAGGAAATGGGGAGCTGGGTATTTATACCTCCTCTGGGCATCTCTTGGGCTCAAGATTGTCAAACCCAGAGGACTGAACTCCACTCACTCCTGGAAGAAGAGGGCCAGATTGGCCTCAGGGAAAACCAGCCCAACCCCATCCTTTCCATGTACCCCATGTGCAGGTTGTCCTCTGCACAGCACTCTTGCACACCCAGGTTAACACACACTTGCCATTAAATGTGCACTTCTCATTTGTGTGGCAAAGACTCCTGCTAGTGCCGTTACAGCCTGTTTCCACAGAGCCATCTGCAAATGGAGATGGTCAAGGCCACATGTGGAAGCATTGTATGCTTTTTAGAAGGTGGATAATACTGAATTCTGGCCTCTTATTTATCTGAAATCTTAAGGCTCCTTGGCTTTCTGTCTCTTCCATGGGTCACATGGTAGAATTAGCATCAGAGGGTTCAAGAAATGTCATTAGCTACTAtagatttttatttggattttttaaattcaatttagacAATATAGTACATCAGTAGTTTCAGAGCTACtgttccttaatgtccatcaccaatTTATTCGGATTTTTATGTAGCTTTTTATGTTCTctgacagacttttttttctttttttctatttctttttctttttaaactttctcagttttttttccattcgtttagttaaattttttttcagttttttttccaatttatttattttcagaaaaacagtattcattattttttcaccacacccagtgctccatgcaagccgtgccctccataatacccaccacctggtaccccaacctcccaccccccccccgccacttcaaacccctcagattgtttttcagagtccatagtctctcatggttcaccacccgttccaatttacccaaaagcacataccctccccaatgtccataaccctaccccccttctcccaacccccctccccccagcaacccacagtttgtttcctgagattaagagtcacttatggtttgtctccctcttctcTAAATGCATTGGGATTGTTTTATTGTTGGGTTTTGCTCTTATTACTTTTCAGAGAATGCTTTCATACATGTATGCATAAaacctttttgtcttttctctatcACTGACCTTTACACTACTCTTTTCTGTCTTGGTTATTAAGATTTCTGAATTCCTACTCCAATATTTGGACACAACATATCTGAGAAGCTGACTGTAATCATACCCTGTTCCATGGGTGCATGCCTCTGCTATCATTTGAAGGCAAGCCCACGTCTCCTCCCCTTGAACCTGGGATGACAGGTGTTTTGACCAATTAAGTAGCAAGAATGATGGTGGTGTTTTGAGGTTACTGAGCTAAAGTTAGTAAGTCTGGGAACTTCGACCTTATTTTTTGTTCAAAGCCTGTCACCTGTGTTAGGAGTAGGACCACACTGGGGTTAAACCAATAACATGAAGAAGCTATCCCCATGGCAAGAGTATGACTATGTACATGAGCACAAAGGCACCAGGCATAGGAAAGCAATCTGTGGACCTTGCAACTCAGTGGAGTTCCAAGCCAAATGCTGCCCCGCTGAGTGACCACAGTCTTCTCCTTGAGGAAACAACCATACAGTCAAACTCAAACTGGATTGTTGACCCACAGAATTGTGAGAAAGGATAAATCAATGTTATTTGAGGCAATGTGTTTTgaggtggtttgttacacagcagaaaagaatgaaaatgtagtaaatattctgaaatgattttgtatttttctttctatcctGACTTCAAACAGTTCTTAAATCATATGATCTATTTCttgtctatttcttttctgtctttattttcttattttatgccAATATCTACAAATTATTCCTAAAGATAGATTGGAGAGAGATACTTTCTCTATGACACATGTGTGTGTGATTGTATTTATGTGTTTTCAGGTAAGGGAGTTGGAAGGTTTATcagcagaaacatttttattttaattatatatcttctataaatattctttattggAAAAGTCTCATGGTTTCCTGGAATGTTAAACACAGGTCATTATAAAAGAGTCAGGGATTCTAGTAGAGTAAGGTGGTTTACAAGTTTATTGTCTACATTAACTGacatccatttctttaaaaaaaaaagaattatatgtttatttatttatttcagaaacatCGGGGAGAATACATGAGCGGGAGAGGGGctaaagaagaaggagagagaatcttcaagaatTCTCCTTGTTGAGTACAGAACCtagctcagggctccatctcatccCTGAGTTCAGGACCTCAGCCAAAATAAAGATTCACATGCTTAAAGGACCataccacccaggcactcctgacaCCCACTTCTGTCATCGTTTATCCTGCCACAAAATCAACAATTTCTTAAGACTGCTTTCAAGACTGTTTCCCTGGACCACAATTCTTCCTTTAATTTCCCCTCTTGAGGAATGTCTGACTCAAAATGTATGTTCTCACTCTTTTACACCATGGGGTAGACTCTCTTTTTTGGCATGTGTGTTGAGGGCCTAGTATTTTCAGTGTTTCACTAACAGTAAGCTACTGCTCCCCAACCTTCTTCCCCTAAGCAGTCTTTTTCTAGTGGGGCTTCTAGAGCTGTTTGATTTTGCTTATTTCCTTACACATGAAAACATGGCTAGGTTTGAACAAACgtacaaaaacaaacacttggtacgttttttcttcttcttgctccTCATGagttgagggaaggaaagaagtctGTGGCCATATTTACATGAAAATGACTACCATTATCATCAGGAACCCAGTGGTTTCCCTCAATATTCTGAAGGGACTTTATGCTATCTTCCGGATTCCCACATTGCTGTGATAATCAGTGCCATTCTGTTTCTAGACATTCAGGTATTGGCTGTTTgtgactgccttttttttttttaagattatttatttatttatttgagagagagagagagagagagagtgcaaacagagggaaagggagaagcagattccccactgagcagagaaccagaagtagggcttgatcccaggtccccaagATCACCACCTCAGCCAAAGGTCAAtccttaaatgactgaaccacccaactGCCCCTGTTTTTTACTGccttattcattttcctttcaaaGCTACCTAGTGTGTTTTCAGCCAAAGGTCAAtccttaaatgactgaaccacccaactGCCCCTGTTTTTTACTGccttattcattttcctttcaaaGCTACCTAGTGTGTTTTCTTGGCTCACTATAATTTGTTATATTAAAATTCAATAAGTGACTGTCAGATTTTGTTAAACAACTGAACCAGTAttggtttttctgaaaatatgcagggttGGTGTGTTATTATTAACCAAAGTCCTTAGTTTACATTAGGGATCACTCTTGCTGTCTTCAGCTCTATGCTTCTGACAAGTACATATTTCCTCCCCACTATCCAAAAGTAGAGCATTCTTATAAAACCTTTCCTGAGCCATAATGGCACCAAACAAGAAACATGCACCATGAATTCACATGGAAAATTGGTTGAGCATTTCTAGACCCCAAAATAACTGCTCTTAGAGTTATCTGGTATTTAGGACATATCTTGCTAACAGAGGCTCAAAATCAATCaggataaagcacagatgctcactgACACTGTGTGAAGCTACAGGGTTTTGGTACAATGATGTGGAGTGTTCTTCCTGGGAGAGGAGCCTGGTGGGACTGCTCTCGCTGCCTCTGTAGCTCAATGCAAAACACACACTGAAAGCTAGTTTTGATTTTCACCTCTTTTATAAAAGTGGAAATactcttcagatttctttcaggtactgaaaacaggtactaatgtagCTCTTTCATGAGAGCTAAATGGCATAACATGAACTTTCGAAAACCAGGAGTTACCCGTACATAATGTCATGTacccaccattacagtatcacaCAAAAGAATTTTGTTAGCTTAAAAGTTCACTGTTCTCCCTCCATtcatgtctccctctctcttctgaaCCCTTGGCCTAATGATATTTATGCTATTtctgtagttttgtcttttctggaaTGTTATGCTCTTGTAGTCATATAACTATTGAACCTTTTCAGGATGGCTTCTTTCACGTAGAAATATACATTGAaggtttttccatgtcttttcaagttttctttttttgtctttttttttaatcaaggaatAAATAACATTACATATTGCAGCAATACCagagtttctttatccattcatcttacATTCTTCCAATTATGGCAATTAGAAAGAAACCTGATATAAAGATTCATGTTTATGTCTTGATGTGGACATATGCCTTCAACTCATTGGGTCAAATATCTGGGAGTTCAAGACCACACGGTAAGAGTACGTTTAGTCCTATGAGAAACTCCGAGACTCTTCCAGAAAGGCTGTAATTTGCATTTTCACCCACAATGACTGTGAGTCTCTGTGACTCTtgtcctcaccagcatttggtgttgtcagtgttgtcagtgtttttaggttttagccattctcattGGTGttagtggtatctcaatgttgttttaCTTAGAAATCTTCATGGCAAATTATATTGTGCTTTTCATGTGCTTAATGTTACTTGCATGTCGTTTTGGTGGAAATAtcttttcagatcttttgcccaagTTTTAACT
The genomic region above belongs to Neovison vison isolate M4711 chromosome 7, ASM_NN_V1, whole genome shotgun sequence and contains:
- the LOC122914172 gene encoding olfactory receptor 52Z1-like translates to MLPQMPPSSYNHSSPHDMWYVLIGIPGLEDFHTWISIPICSMYVLAVVGNVFLIFVIVTERSLHEPMYIFLSMLASADVLFSTATAPKMLAIFWFQSMDISFACCVSQMFFIHFIFAVESAILLAMAFDRYLAICHPLRYTTILTSSVIGKIGIAAVVRSFIICLPFTFLVHRLRYCGRNIIPHSYCEHMGIARLACDSIRVNIIYGLTVALLSTGLDIVFIIMSYTMILCTVFQIPSWAARFKALNTCASHICVILMFYAPAFFSFFAHRFGGETIPHHVHILVANLYVVVPPMLNPIIYGVKTKQIQDRVILLYSRITTCC